In the genome of Leguminivora glycinivorella isolate SPB_JAAS2020 chromosome 21, LegGlyc_1.1, whole genome shotgun sequence, one region contains:
- the LOC125237545 gene encoding uncharacterized protein LOC125237545 isoform X3 codes for MSAADTLKQHIRKRSCIKGKMTIFSNYLDDFGTITKPTTVQLLDLESRFNKFDALYAAFDALQDEIEMLSESSDSEREDFETKYHELVAGARNLLGARPLTAATLGVAREGSVASFEDCQILEVFSTTSTRAAC; via the exons ATGTCGGCTGCAGATACTCTTAAACAGCATATTAGGAAGCGTAGCTGCATAAAGGGCAAAATGACAATTTTTAGTAATTATTTAGACGATTTTGGCACTATAACAAAGCCTACCACAGTCCAGCTGTTAGATTTAGAAAGCAGATTTAATAAATTCGATGCCTTATACGCCGCCTTCGACGCATTACAGGACGAGATCGAGATGCTTTCGGAATCGTCAGACTCGGAACGCGAAGATTTCGAAACAAAGTACCACGAGCTGGTGGCAGGGGCGCGCAACCTGCTAGGCGCGCGACCGCTGACCGCCGCGACCTTGGGCGTTGCACGCGAGGGATCCGTGGCGAGTTTCGAGGATTGTCAG ATTCTTGAAGTCTTCTCTACTACTTCAACCCGGGCAGCATGTTGA
- the LOC125237545 gene encoding uncharacterized protein LOC125237545 isoform X1 — protein MSAADTLKQHIRKRSCIKGKMTIFSNYLDDFGTITKPTTVQLLDLESRFNKFDALYAAFDALQDEIEMLSESSDSEREDFETKYHELVAGARNLLGARPLTAATLGVAREGSVASFEDCQAGGHKSNCVRLPKIDLPTFQGHYQHWLEFRDTFVSLIHSRDDMDNINKLHYLRASLKGSALLVIDNLDFKSENYTSAWKLLCSRYDNKRLLVNNHVKELFSVEQIHSESCASIRRLIDVTNKNLRALSTLDEPTEHWDTLIIHMMSEKLDSVTHRAWEEHRNTLSHPPSLEVFITFLSNRADLLETLQESKGKNHKFENKNSTNVCIVTTNNSSSSNKKTPNKTFNKQNKKIFTCTVCNQTHFLFNCETFRALPIESRIQKAKESNVCLNCLRPGHLEKSCNLVSCKYCKQRHNTLLHLHESVAHSEPTTSAICNFAASGHDVPQIPQCTTAPHAFLSTAIVKVRDNAGNVHTARLLLDNGSFCHFVTESLCDS, from the exons ATGTCGGCTGCAGATACTCTTAAACAGCATATTAGGAAGCGTAGCTGCATAAAGGGCAAAATGACAATTTTTAGTAATTATTTAGACGATTTTGGCACTATAACAAAGCCTACCACAGTCCAGCTGTTAGATTTAGAAAGCAGATTTAATAAATTCGATGCCTTATACGCCGCCTTCGACGCATTACAGGACGAGATCGAGATGCTTTCGGAATCGTCAGACTCGGAACGCGAAGATTTCGAAACAAAGTACCACGAGCTGGTGGCAGGGGCGCGCAACCTGCTAGGCGCGCGACCGCTGACCGCCGCGACCTTGGGCGTTGCACGCGAGGGATCCGTGGCGAGTTTCGAGGATTGTCAGGCAGGTGGTCATAAATCTAATTGTGTTAGATTGCCAAAAATAGATTTGCCTACTTTTCAAGGACATTATCAACACTGGCTTGAGTTTAGAGATACGTTTGTCTCATTGATACATTCCAGGGACGATAtggataatattaataagttacaTTATCTTCGCGCGTCTTTGAAAGGTAGTGCCTTACTTGTCATAGACAACTTAGATTTTAAATCTGAAAATTACACATCTGCTTGGAAGTTATTGTGCAGTAGGTACGATAACAAAAGGTTGCTCGTAAATAATCATGTTAAGGAACTTTTTAGCGTCGAGCAAATTCACAGTGAATCTTGTGCTTCAATTCGACGTCTTATTGACGTTACAAATAAAAACCTACGTGCACTTTCGACATTGGATGAACCAACTGAACATTGGGACACGTTAATTATACATATGATGTCGGAAAAATTAGATAGTGTGACGCATAGGGCATGGGAGGAGCATCGGAATACGCTCTCTCACCCTCCATCCTTAGAAGTATTTATTACTTTCCTTAGCAACCGGGCAGACTTGTTGGAGACTTTGCAAGAAagtaaaggtaaaaatcataaatttgaaaataaaaatagcactaATGTATGTATAGTTACAACTAACAACAGTAGTTCATCTAACAAAAAAACCCCAAACAAAACATTCAATAagcagaataaaaaaatatttacatgtaCCGTGTGCAATCAAACTCATTTTCTCTTTAACTGTGAAACATTCAGAGCCCTTCCTATAGAAAGTCGTATTCAAAAGGCGAAAGAATCGAACGTCTGTCTTAATTGTTTACGGCCTGGGCacttagaaaaaagttgcaatCTTGTGTCATGTAAATACTGCAAACAGAGACATAACACACTTTTACATCTGCATGAATCAGTGGCTCATTCTGAGCCCACGACTTCTGCTATTTGTAACTTCGCTGCATCTGGTCATGATGTACcgcaaataccgcaatgtactACTGCGCCGCATGCTTTCCTGTCCACAGCGATCGTGAAGGTGCGCGACAACGCAGGCAACGTGCATACGGCTCGGCTGCTTCTTGACAACGGAAGTTTCTGCCACTTCGTAACGGAATCACTCTGCG ATTCTTGA
- the LOC125237545 gene encoding uncharacterized protein LOC125237545 isoform X2 gives MSAADTLKQHIRKRSCIKGKMTIFSNYLDDFGTITKPTTVQLLDLESRFNKFDALYAAFDALQDEIEMLSESSDSEREDFETKYHELVAGARNLLGARPLTAATLGVAREGSVASFEDCQAGGHKSNCVRLPKIDLPTFQGHYQHWLEFRDTFVSLIHSRDDMDNINKLHYLRASLKGSALLVIDNLDFKSENYTSAWKLLCSRYDNKRLLVNNHVKELFSVEQIHSESCASIRRLIDVTNKNLRALSTLDEPTEHWDTLIIHMMSEKLDSVTHRAWEEHRNTLSHPPSLEVFITFLSNRADLLETLQESKAIVKVRDNAGNVHTARLLLDNGSFCHFVTESLCDS, from the exons ATGTCGGCTGCAGATACTCTTAAACAGCATATTAGGAAGCGTAGCTGCATAAAGGGCAAAATGACAATTTTTAGTAATTATTTAGACGATTTTGGCACTATAACAAAGCCTACCACAGTCCAGCTGTTAGATTTAGAAAGCAGATTTAATAAATTCGATGCCTTATACGCCGCCTTCGACGCATTACAGGACGAGATCGAGATGCTTTCGGAATCGTCAGACTCGGAACGCGAAGATTTCGAAACAAAGTACCACGAGCTGGTGGCAGGGGCGCGCAACCTGCTAGGCGCGCGACCGCTGACCGCCGCGACCTTGGGCGTTGCACGCGAGGGATCCGTGGCGAGTTTCGAGGATTGTCAGGCAGGTGGTCATAAATCTAATTGTGTTAGATTGCCAAAAATAGATTTGCCTACTTTTCAAGGACATTATCAACACTGGCTTGAGTTTAGAGATACGTTTGTCTCATTGATACATTCCAGGGACGATAtggataatattaataagttacaTTATCTTCGCGCGTCTTTGAAAGGTAGTGCCTTACTTGTCATAGACAACTTAGATTTTAAATCTGAAAATTACACATCTGCTTGGAAGTTATTGTGCAGTAGGTACGATAACAAAAGGTTGCTCGTAAATAATCATGTTAAGGAACTTTTTAGCGTCGAGCAAATTCACAGTGAATCTTGTGCTTCAATTCGACGTCTTATTGACGTTACAAATAAAAACCTACGTGCACTTTCGACATTGGATGAACCAACTGAACATTGGGACACGTTAATTATACATATGATGTCGGAAAAATTAGATAGTGTGACGCATAGGGCATGGGAGGAGCATCGGAATACGCTCTCTCACCCTCCATCCTTAGAAGTATTTATTACTTTCCTTAGCAACCGGGCAGACTTGTTGGAGACTTTGCAAGAAagtaaag CGATCGTGAAGGTGCGCGACAACGCAGGCAACGTGCATACGGCTCGGCTGCTTCTTGACAACGGAAGTTTCTGCCACTTCGTAACGGAATCACTCTGCG ATTCTTGA